The following are encoded together in the Thermomonas brevis genome:
- the murL gene encoding UDP-N-acetyl-alpha-D-muramoyl-L-alanyl-L-glutamate epimerase, which translates to MTDWIFNRDTIRAFRFVRCAFDAQTGIAQLVYAFDDGPELIETVTVPGAPFAPDEARAAAAERALRLLHLIAGVSYYKAAVPDEIRIDGYAIDADTAALLESVYRNGLGEFAYRNGLDLRGKIHFPAGASAGPAASALGLRPHALVAIGGGKDSLVSIEALRAEGIEQTVTWIGGSQLIAACAAHTGLPTLNIGRQLAPQLFDFNRQGAWNGHIPVTAVNSAIMAFTAVLLGVDQVVFSNERSASYGSLIPGTGEVNHQWSKGWAFESAFGDYLQTHVASDLHYYSLLRPLSELAVARQFARTDRYDAHFSSCNRNFHILGERPTSRWCGVCPKCHFVFLALAPFVPKLRLVGIVGRNLLDDPAQVPGFDALLEYQDHKPFECVGEGRESRAAMATLAQRPEWREDAVVRRFARQIEPQLDAGELAIEPLLALDNEHRIPAALWERLRVRFAA; encoded by the coding sequence ATGACCGACTGGATCTTCAACCGCGACACCATTCGCGCCTTCCGCTTCGTGCGCTGCGCTTTCGACGCACAGACCGGCATCGCGCAACTGGTGTACGCCTTCGACGACGGCCCCGAGCTGATCGAAACCGTCACCGTGCCGGGCGCGCCGTTCGCCCCGGACGAAGCCCGTGCCGCCGCCGCGGAGCGCGCGCTGCGCCTGCTGCACCTGATCGCCGGCGTGAGCTACTACAAGGCGGCGGTGCCGGACGAAATCCGCATCGACGGCTACGCTATCGACGCCGACACCGCCGCGCTGCTGGAAAGCGTGTACCGCAACGGACTCGGCGAGTTCGCCTATCGCAACGGGCTCGACCTGCGCGGGAAGATCCATTTCCCGGCGGGTGCTTCCGCTGGGCCGGCCGCATCCGCGCTCGGCCTGCGTCCGCACGCCCTCGTCGCCATCGGCGGCGGCAAGGATTCGCTGGTCAGCATCGAGGCGCTGCGCGCCGAAGGCATCGAACAAACCGTCACGTGGATCGGCGGCTCGCAATTGATCGCCGCCTGCGCCGCGCACACCGGCCTGCCGACCCTCAACATCGGCCGCCAGCTCGCGCCGCAGCTGTTCGACTTCAACCGGCAAGGCGCGTGGAATGGCCACATCCCGGTGACGGCGGTGAACTCCGCGATCATGGCTTTCACCGCCGTGCTGCTGGGCGTGGATCAGGTGGTGTTCTCCAACGAGCGTTCGGCCAGCTACGGCTCGCTGATTCCCGGTACGGGCGAAGTGAATCACCAGTGGTCGAAGGGCTGGGCGTTCGAGTCCGCGTTCGGCGACTACCTGCAGACGCACGTCGCCTCCGACCTGCATTACTACTCGCTGCTGCGCCCGCTCAGCGAACTCGCGGTGGCGCGGCAATTCGCCAGAACCGACCGCTACGACGCCCACTTCTCCAGCTGCAACCGCAATTTCCACATCCTCGGCGAGCGCCCCACCAGCCGCTGGTGCGGCGTCTGCCCGAAGTGCCATTTCGTGTTTCTCGCGCTGGCCCCGTTCGTGCCGAAGCTGCGGCTGGTCGGCATCGTCGGCCGCAATCTGCTGGACGATCCGGCGCAGGTTCCCGGTTTCGACGCGCTGCTGGAATATCAGGATCACAAACCGTTCGAATGCGTGGGCGAAGGCCGCGAATCGCGCGCGGCGATGGCGACGCTGGCGCAGCGCCCGGAATGGCGCGAGGACGCGGTGGTGCGGCGCTTCGCCAGGCAGATCGAACCGCAGTTGGACGCGGGCGAACTCGCCATCGAACCGCTGCTGGCCCTGGACAACGAACACCGCATTCCCGCCGCGCTGTGGGAGCGCCTGCGTGTCCGCTTCGCTGCCTGA
- the murD gene encoding UDP-N-acetylmuramoyl-L-alanine--D-glutamate ligase, with amino-acid sequence MRIADLSGRRVALWGWGHEGRAAYTALRARLPAQPLTLFCNAAEAIDAAGLGDALLSIERETSGERLAQFEAVIKSPGISPYKPEAEFAAQRGTRFLGGTALWFAERADADGEVANALCVTGTKGKSTTSSLLAHLLRAAGLRTALAGNIGVPLLELLDDDADAWAIELSSYQTRDVAASGARPRIAIVTNLHPEHLDWHGGEQRYIADKLALVTEAKPRIAVLNAADPLLAALKLPDSDIHWYGDERGWHLRGDALHRGDAFVMDTATLPLPGRHNRSNLCAVLTALEAFGLDAAALAPHAASFQPLPNRLQPLGKRDGILYVNDSISTTPMATLAALDLYADRPVAVLVGGHDRGLPWDEFAEAMRTRAPKAVVTMGQNGPRIHALLEPVAAQVGFALEAAGDLAEAMAKARAALPDGGVVLLSPGAPSFGPYRNYVARGRHFAELAGFDPDAISGIKGMGIA; translated from the coding sequence CTGCGCATCGCCGATCTGTCCGGCCGCCGCGTGGCGCTGTGGGGCTGGGGCCATGAAGGTCGCGCCGCCTATACGGCCCTGCGCGCGCGGCTGCCCGCGCAGCCGTTGACGCTGTTCTGCAATGCTGCCGAAGCCATCGATGCGGCCGGCCTCGGCGATGCGCTGCTGTCGATCGAACGCGAGACCAGCGGCGAGCGGCTGGCGCAGTTCGAGGCCGTCATCAAGTCGCCCGGCATCAGCCCGTACAAGCCGGAAGCCGAGTTCGCCGCGCAGCGCGGCACCCGCTTCCTCGGCGGCACCGCGCTGTGGTTCGCCGAGCGCGCCGATGCCGACGGCGAAGTCGCCAACGCGCTCTGCGTCACCGGCACCAAGGGCAAGAGCACCACCTCCTCGCTGCTGGCGCACCTGCTGCGCGCGGCGGGGCTGCGCACCGCGCTGGCCGGCAACATCGGCGTGCCGCTGCTGGAGCTGCTGGACGACGATGCCGATGCGTGGGCGATCGAACTGTCCAGCTACCAGACCCGCGACGTCGCCGCGTCCGGCGCGCGCCCGCGCATCGCCATTGTCACCAACCTGCATCCCGAGCACCTGGACTGGCACGGCGGCGAGCAGCGCTACATCGCCGACAAGTTGGCGCTGGTGACGGAGGCGAAGCCGCGCATCGCCGTCCTCAACGCCGCCGATCCGTTGTTGGCGGCGTTGAAGCTGCCGGACAGCGACATCCATTGGTACGGCGACGAGCGCGGCTGGCACCTGCGCGGCGACGCGCTGCATCGCGGCGATGCCTTCGTGATGGACACAGCGACGCTGCCGCTGCCGGGCCGCCACAACCGCAGCAACCTGTGCGCGGTGCTGACCGCGCTGGAAGCATTCGGTCTCGACGCGGCGGCGCTCGCTCCGCACGCCGCCAGCTTCCAGCCCTTGCCGAACCGCCTGCAACCGCTGGGCAAGCGCGACGGCATTCTCTACGTCAACGATTCCATCAGCACCACGCCTATGGCGACGCTGGCGGCGCTCGACCTGTACGCGGATCGTCCGGTGGCGGTGCTGGTCGGCGGCCACGACCGCGGCCTGCCGTGGGACGAATTCGCCGAAGCGATGCGCACGCGCGCGCCGAAGGCGGTCGTGACAATGGGTCAGAATGGCCCGCGCATCCATGCGCTGCTGGAACCCGTCGCGGCGCAGGTCGGCTTTGCGCTGGAAGCCGCCGGCGACCTGGCCGAGGCGATGGCCAAGGCCCGCGCCGCGTTGCCGGACGGCGGCGTGGTGCTGCTCTCGCCCGGCGCGCCCAGCTTCGGCCCGTACCGCAATTACGTGGCGCGCGGCCGCCACTTCGCCGAACTGGCCGGCTTCGATCCGGATGCGATTTCCGGAATCAAGGGCATGGGGATCGCATAA
- a CDS encoding dienelactone hydrolase family protein — protein MRRLLLAFGLLLTAAPAFAAMQAKPVEWTQGQQRFSGYVVYDDASMAKRPGLLMVPDWYGVTPAALDKAKQQAGRDYVVFVVDMYGKGVRPADDKQALAQVQGLYPKPDLMRARMQAALDAFRAQAGKAPLDAARIGAFGFCFGGSSVLELARSGAALAGIATFHGGLHTESPAAPGSVKTPLLVLNGADDEGQKAAIVPFEEEMDKAGADWQFVNFSGAVHCFALETANKPGCKYDPRAAKRAYAMMHAFFAERFAGRE, from the coding sequence ATGCGCCGTCTTCTGCTCGCTTTCGGACTGCTGCTCACCGCCGCTCCCGCCTTCGCCGCCATGCAGGCGAAACCGGTCGAATGGACGCAGGGCCAGCAGCGCTTCAGCGGCTACGTTGTCTACGACGACGCCTCCATGGCCAAGCGCCCCGGCCTGCTGATGGTGCCGGACTGGTACGGCGTCACCCCCGCCGCGCTGGACAAGGCGAAGCAGCAGGCCGGCCGCGACTACGTGGTGTTCGTGGTGGACATGTACGGCAAGGGCGTGCGTCCCGCCGACGACAAGCAGGCGCTGGCGCAGGTGCAGGGGCTGTATCCGAAGCCGGATCTGATGCGCGCGCGCATGCAGGCGGCGCTGGACGCGTTCAGGGCGCAGGCTGGCAAGGCGCCGCTGGACGCCGCGCGCATCGGCGCGTTCGGGTTCTGCTTCGGCGGTTCGTCGGTGCTGGAGCTGGCGCGCAGCGGCGCGGCGCTGGCCGGCATCGCCACCTTCCACGGCGGCCTGCATACCGAATCGCCGGCGGCGCCCGGCTCGGTGAAGACCCCGCTGCTGGTGCTCAACGGCGCGGACGACGAGGGCCAGAAGGCGGCCATCGTGCCGTTCGAGGAGGAGATGGACAAGGCCGGCGCGGACTGGCAGTTCGTCAACTTCAGCGGCGCCGTGCACTGCTTCGCGCTGGAAACCGCCAACAAGCCCGGCTGCAAGTACGACCCGCGCGCGGCGAAGCGCGCCTACGCGATGATGCACGCCTTCTTCGCCGAGCGGTTCGCCGGGCGCGAGTGA
- a CDS encoding polyprenyl synthetase family protein: protein MTASALAHAAPDLKAIQALAAPDMAAMDALIRRRLASDVVLINQIAEYIIGAGGKRLRPMLLLLTAGALSDAQGKGGSGDAHQLAAVVEFIHTSTLLHDDVVDESDLRRGRKTANAVWGNAASVLVGDFLYSRSFQLMVELERMDVQQILADTTNMIAEGEVLQLLHVRNPDTDEAAYLRVIERKTAILFAAATQLGALLAGADAATQQALHDYGLNLGYAFQIADDVLDYASDAVTLGKNLGDDLAEGKATLPLIHAMAHSDAATRAELRRIVEHGDIDGMPAVLAAIERCGSLAYSRQRATEYAQAAEDALIGLADNGHLAALRGLARYSVSRDH, encoded by the coding sequence ATGACCGCATCCGCCCTCGCGCACGCCGCGCCCGACCTCAAGGCGATCCAGGCCCTGGCCGCGCCCGACATGGCCGCGATGGACGCGCTGATCCGCCGGCGGCTGGCCTCGGACGTGGTGCTGATCAACCAGATCGCCGAGTACATCATCGGCGCCGGCGGCAAGCGGCTGCGGCCGATGCTGCTGCTGCTGACGGCCGGCGCGCTGAGCGACGCGCAAGGCAAGGGCGGCAGCGGCGACGCGCACCAGCTGGCGGCGGTGGTGGAGTTCATCCACACCTCCACCCTGCTGCACGACGACGTGGTCGACGAATCCGACCTGCGCCGCGGCCGCAAGACCGCGAACGCGGTGTGGGGCAACGCGGCGTCGGTGCTGGTCGGCGACTTCCTGTATTCGCGCAGCTTCCAGCTGATGGTCGAGCTGGAGCGGATGGACGTGCAGCAAATCCTCGCCGACACCACCAACATGATCGCCGAGGGCGAGGTGCTGCAGCTGCTGCACGTGCGCAACCCGGACACCGACGAGGCGGCCTACCTGCGCGTCATCGAGCGCAAGACCGCGATCCTGTTCGCTGCCGCTACCCAGCTGGGCGCGCTGCTGGCCGGCGCGGACGCCGCGACCCAGCAGGCGCTGCACGACTATGGCCTGAACCTCGGCTACGCCTTCCAGATCGCCGACGACGTGCTGGACTACGCCTCCGACGCCGTCACCCTCGGCAAGAACCTCGGCGACGACCTCGCCGAAGGCAAGGCCACGCTGCCGCTGATCCACGCGATGGCGCACAGCGACGCCGCCACCCGCGCGGAGCTGCGGCGGATCGTCGAACACGGCGACATCGACGGCATGCCGGCGGTGCTGGCCGCGATCGAACGCTGCGGCAGCCTGGCCTACAGCCGCCAGCGCGCGACGGAATACGCGCAGGCCGCCGAAGACGCGCTGATCGGCCTGGCTGACAACGGCCACCTCGCCGCGCTGCGCGGGCTGGCCCGGTACTCGGTCAGCCGCGACCACTGA
- the ssb gene encoding single-stranded DNA-binding protein — MARGVNKVILVGNLGNDPEVKYTQGGMAVTRISLATTSVRKDRDGNQQESTQWHRVVFFGKLAEIAGEYLKKGRQVYVEGEIRYDKFTGQDGQERYTTDIVANEMQMLGGGDGQRGGGEGGGGGYQSRGGGGGGGYGGDRPQRSAPAQRREPAQAPAKPANFDDVPFDDDIPF, encoded by the coding sequence ATGGCGCGTGGCGTAAACAAAGTGATCCTGGTCGGCAACCTGGGCAACGATCCCGAGGTGAAGTACACCCAGGGCGGCATGGCGGTCACGCGCATCAGCCTGGCCACCACCAGCGTGCGCAAGGACCGCGACGGCAACCAGCAGGAGAGCACCCAGTGGCACCGGGTGGTGTTCTTCGGCAAGCTGGCCGAGATCGCCGGCGAGTACCTGAAGAAGGGCCGCCAGGTCTATGTCGAGGGCGAAATCCGCTACGACAAGTTCACCGGCCAGGACGGCCAGGAGCGCTACACCACCGACATCGTGGCCAACGAGATGCAGATGCTCGGCGGCGGCGACGGCCAGCGCGGCGGCGGCGAGGGCGGCGGTGGCGGCTACCAGTCGCGCGGTGGCGGCGGTGGCGGCGGCTACGGCGGCGACCGTCCGCAGCGCAGCGCCCCGGCCCAGCGTCGCGAACCCGCGCAGGCTCCGGCCAAGCCGGCGAACTTCGACGACGTGCCGTTCGACGACGACATTCCGTTCTGA
- a CDS encoding acyl-CoA thioesterase, translated as MSGRQRQLTMRFLAEPSDVNFGGKAHGGQVMKWIDQAGYAAAVGWSGHYSVTVAVGGIRFVAPVRIGDLVSVDATLIHTGTTSMHFAVDVRARDPRGDEADARLCTHCVIVFVAMDAPEGAPVPVPPWVPQDDEDRQLAEYAMRVMALGKDVEQTVARYRQAAGAPKQ; from the coding sequence ATGAGCGGACGCCAGCGCCAGCTGACCATGCGCTTCCTCGCCGAGCCGTCGGACGTGAACTTCGGCGGCAAGGCGCACGGTGGGCAGGTCATGAAGTGGATCGACCAGGCCGGCTACGCCGCCGCGGTCGGCTGGAGCGGCCATTACAGCGTGACCGTGGCGGTGGGCGGCATCCGCTTCGTCGCTCCGGTCCGGATCGGCGACCTGGTCAGCGTGGACGCCACGCTGATCCATACCGGCACCACCTCGATGCACTTCGCCGTGGACGTGCGCGCCCGCGACCCGCGCGGCGATGAGGCCGATGCGCGGCTGTGCACCCACTGCGTGATCGTGTTCGTGGCCATGGACGCGCCGGAAGGCGCGCCGGTGCCGGTGCCGCCGTGGGTGCCGCAGGACGACGAGGACCGCCAGCTGGCCGAATACGCCATGCGGGTGATGGCCCTGGGCAAGGACGTGGAGCAGACCGTGGCGCGCTACCGGCAGGCCGCCGGCGCCCCAAAACAATGA
- a CDS encoding C40 family peptidase: MHRDDRVTTATLPHGHSALRSRRSLRPILAIALAVAGLPALAANPAPAKAESAPITLAAATAAPAPAASLALPAPAAIATPDTAPLAAQLEILQKAKDAPATPSLVKTVLQRAFALLGTPYRWGGNSPDRGFDCSGLVGYVFRTIGIDLPRVSRAMADEGTKVADRDALAEGDLVFFGKRGRIDHVGIYIGDGKFLHAPRTGRDVTVSSLTSGYWSQKYLEARRLATGS; the protein is encoded by the coding sequence TTGCATCGTGATGACCGCGTGACGACAGCGACCCTGCCCCACGGCCATTCCGCACTGCGCAGCCGCCGCAGCCTGCGGCCCATCCTCGCCATCGCCCTGGCCGTCGCCGGCCTGCCGGCGCTGGCCGCGAATCCGGCGCCGGCCAAGGCCGAATCCGCCCCGATCACGCTGGCTGCCGCCACCGCCGCGCCCGCGCCGGCCGCCAGCCTCGCGCTGCCGGCTCCGGCCGCCATCGCCACGCCCGATACCGCGCCGCTGGCCGCCCAGCTCGAAATCCTGCAGAAAGCTAAGGACGCGCCCGCCACGCCGTCGCTGGTCAAGACCGTCCTGCAGCGCGCGTTCGCCCTGCTGGGCACGCCCTACCGCTGGGGCGGCAACTCGCCGGATCGGGGCTTCGATTGCAGCGGCCTGGTCGGCTACGTGTTCCGCACCATCGGCATCGACCTGCCGCGCGTTTCCCGCGCGATGGCCGACGAAGGCACCAAGGTCGCCGACCGCGACGCGCTGGCCGAGGGCGATCTGGTGTTCTTCGGCAAGCGCGGCCGCATCGACCACGTGGGCATCTACATCGGCGACGGCAAGTTCCTGCACGCGCCGCGCACCGGCCGCGACGTCACCGTCTCCAGCCTGACCAGCGGCTACTGGTCGCAGAAGTACCTGGAAGCGCGCCGCCTCGCCACCGGCAGCTGA
- a CDS encoding C40 family peptidase codes for MRPARAIAGRRAGGLRGGEAVRKAPPRAIAQRDWPVIAPADPAKANAVLMRAISLVGTPYRYGGNTPEGGFDCSGLVGYVYRDMLDLRLPRTTRDLAAMQGPRIAPSQLTSGDLVFFGSDGGVSHVGIYVGEGRFVHAPSTGGTVRLDRLDGSWWRDHYSGARRLLF; via the coding sequence CTGCGCCCTGCTCGCGCCATTGCTGGCCGCCGCGCTGGCGGGCTGCGGGGCGGCGAAGCGGTCCGCAAGGCGCCGCCGCGGGCTATCGCGCAGCGCGACTGGCCGGTGATCGCCCCGGCCGACCCGGCCAAGGCCAACGCGGTGCTGATGCGCGCCATCAGCCTGGTCGGCACGCCCTACCGCTACGGCGGCAATACGCCGGAAGGCGGCTTCGATTGCAGCGGGCTGGTCGGCTACGTGTACCGGGACATGCTCGACCTGCGCCTGCCGCGCACCACCCGCGACCTGGCGGCGATGCAGGGACCGCGCATCGCGCCGTCGCAACTGACCAGCGGCGACCTGGTGTTCTTCGGCAGCGACGGCGGCGTCAGCCACGTCGGCATCTACGTCGGCGAAGGCCGCTTCGTGCACGCGCCCAGCACCGGCGGCACGGTGCGGCTGGACCGGCTGGACGGCAGCTGGTGGCGAGACCATTACAGCGGGGCGCGGCGGCTGCTGTTCTGA
- a CDS encoding FKBP-type peptidyl-prolyl cis-trans isomerase gives MKIEKDRVVRFHYAVAEAGKEQLESSKAVGEPLAILFGRGQIIPGLEKAMEGHEAGDSFKSAVTAADAYGERRDGLTQRIPKKHFGDQKLAPGMQVVLNTNFGPRAVTIEKVGMSVVDVDLNHPMAGKDLEFDIEIVDVREASEEELAHGHVHGEGGHQH, from the coding sequence ATGAAGATCGAAAAAGACCGAGTCGTCCGTTTCCACTACGCCGTGGCCGAGGCGGGCAAGGAACAGCTGGAGAGCTCGAAGGCCGTCGGCGAGCCGCTGGCGATCCTGTTCGGGCGCGGCCAGATCATCCCCGGCCTGGAGAAGGCGATGGAAGGCCACGAAGCCGGCGACAGCTTCAAGTCCGCCGTCACCGCCGCCGACGCCTACGGCGAGCGCCGCGACGGCCTGACCCAACGCATCCCCAAGAAGCACTTCGGCGACCAGAAGCTGGCGCCCGGCATGCAGGTGGTGCTGAACACCAACTTCGGCCCGCGCGCGGTCACCATCGAGAAGGTGGGCATGAGCGTGGTCGACGTCGACCTGAACCACCCGATGGCCGGCAAGGATCTGGAGTTCGACATCGAGATCGTCGACGTGCGCGAAGCCAGCGAGGAAGAACTCGCGCACGGCCACGTGCACGGCGAGGGCGGTCACCAGCATTGA
- a CDS encoding DUF418 domain-containing protein, translating into MDGQATTASFGPVTVRERIQAMDVLRGFALLGIALMNVEFFSRPLSDVGAGVPGGLSGADLWASWIIHTFVRGKFWTIFSILFGMGFAVMLLRARQSDRAFVPAYLRRALALACFGLIHGILLWAGDILLSYATCAVLLMLVLFGRPWQGVAVAVAIGAAALLLKLPPLGGFVALLALAGLVGFYLRRRGQTDARTLRAGLALYLLPALLLVIASAVAMTIPQSGQAPTSERAQAMELRLAEHQRNTDREAQVMSAGTYAEAVAFRAGQFMHEQVEQAGFMVLVLGLFLLGMWLVQSGAMVHPERHLALFRRLAWIALPIGAALVVSSSLVATRYAPLQNDRQWQLAMGLQLLGNLPMALGYIGVIVLALRHPGGRRGLGWLAPAGRMALTNYIGQSVLGTLFFYGYGLGHWGMPRAQQVLYVLAVFALQVALSRWWLARFRFGPLEWLWRWATYGRRPAMRGAAG; encoded by the coding sequence ATGGACGGGCAGGCGACGACGGCGAGTTTCGGGCCGGTCACGGTTCGCGAGCGGATCCAGGCGATGGACGTGCTGCGCGGGTTTGCCCTGCTCGGCATCGCGCTGATGAACGTGGAATTCTTCAGCCGGCCGTTGTCCGACGTCGGCGCCGGGGTGCCGGGGGGCCTGTCCGGCGCGGATCTGTGGGCCAGCTGGATCATCCATACCTTCGTCCGCGGCAAGTTCTGGACGATCTTCTCGATCCTGTTCGGGATGGGCTTCGCCGTGATGCTGCTGCGCGCCAGGCAATCGGACCGCGCGTTCGTGCCCGCCTATCTGCGCCGCGCACTGGCGCTGGCCTGCTTCGGCCTGATCCACGGCATCCTGCTGTGGGCGGGCGATATCCTGCTCAGCTACGCGACCTGCGCCGTGCTGTTGATGCTGGTTCTGTTCGGTCGTCCTTGGCAGGGCGTTGCGGTCGCCGTCGCGATCGGCGCTGCCGCGTTGCTATTGAAGCTGCCGCCGTTGGGCGGCTTCGTGGCCCTGCTGGCGCTGGCCGGCTTGGTCGGCTTCTACCTGCGCAGGCGCGGACAGACGGACGCGCGCACGCTGCGCGCCGGACTGGCGCTTTACCTGCTGCCGGCCCTGTTGCTGGTCATCGCCTCCGCTGTGGCGATGACGATTCCGCAATCGGGCCAGGCGCCGACCTCCGAACGGGCACAGGCGATGGAACTGCGTTTGGCCGAGCACCAGCGCAATACGGACAGGGAAGCGCAGGTCATGTCGGCCGGTACCTATGCCGAGGCCGTGGCGTTCCGCGCAGGCCAGTTCATGCACGAGCAAGTCGAGCAGGCCGGTTTCATGGTGCTGGTGCTGGGCCTGTTCCTGCTCGGCATGTGGCTGGTGCAATCGGGCGCGATGGTGCATCCGGAGCGGCATCTGGCGTTGTTCCGGCGGCTGGCCTGGATCGCACTGCCGATCGGCGCGGCATTGGTGGTCTCGAGCAGCCTGGTCGCCACCCGCTACGCGCCGTTGCAGAACGACCGTCAATGGCAGCTCGCAATGGGCCTGCAACTGCTCGGCAACCTGCCGATGGCATTGGGCTACATCGGGGTGATCGTGCTGGCGCTGCGGCATCCCGGCGGGCGGCGCGGGCTGGGCTGGCTGGCGCCGGCCGGACGCATGGCGTTGACCAACTACATCGGCCAGTCCGTGCTCGGCACGCTCTTCTTCTACGGCTACGGGCTGGGTCATTGGGGAATGCCGCGTGCGCAGCAGGTGCTGTACGTGCTGGCGGTATTCGCCTTGCAGGTGGCGTTGAGCCGCTGGTGGCTGGCGCGGTTCCGCTTCGGGCCGCTGGAATGGCTGTGGCGCTGGGCGACCTATGGACGACGCCCGGCGATGCGAGGCGCGGCCGGCTGA
- a CDS encoding NAD(P)/FAD-dependent oxidoreductase: MSEAILETRTDCLVVGAGVSGLATALALLDDGREVTVIDAGRVGGGASHGNCGTLTPSHAPPLAGPSTLVRAARWMFTPDAPLYIKPTLDPDVLRWMLGFALRCNARDFEASARAKYKLLSDSRQRIQQWVERYGLDCEFAETGEDYVFKTRRDMDRELGDVPLLRDMGVDVEIVEGPAYEARDPAFKPGLAGAICFRGDAALRPDRYVAELARVVRERGGRIIEHCALQSLDSGAQGVVATTGQGVLRANDVVLATGAWAPRIAEAVGLPWLRKSIQPGKGYSITYSSPELTPKRPVILYEPSVCVTAWPSGYRLGSTMEFTGFDDSLNERRLGALERGAAQFLHQPVGPQVREKWCGWRPMSRDDIPLIGRAPGHAHLWMAVGHGMMGVSMSASTGQLLADLIAGRTPCVEPAPFDPARFA, translated from the coding sequence ATGAGCGAAGCGATCCTCGAAACCCGCACCGATTGCCTCGTGGTCGGAGCCGGCGTGTCCGGCCTCGCCACCGCGCTGGCGCTGCTCGACGATGGCCGCGAGGTCACCGTGATCGACGCCGGTCGGGTCGGCGGCGGCGCCTCGCACGGCAACTGCGGCACGCTCACGCCCAGCCACGCGCCGCCGCTGGCCGGGCCGAGCACGCTGGTGCGCGCCGCGCGCTGGATGTTCACCCCGGACGCGCCGCTGTACATCAAGCCGACGCTCGATCCGGACGTGCTGCGCTGGATGCTGGGCTTCGCCCTGCGCTGCAATGCGCGCGACTTCGAGGCCAGCGCCCGCGCCAAGTACAAGCTGCTGTCCGATTCGCGCCAGCGCATCCAGCAATGGGTGGAACGCTACGGGCTGGACTGCGAATTCGCCGAGACCGGCGAGGACTACGTGTTCAAGACCCGCCGCGACATGGATCGCGAGCTGGGCGACGTGCCGCTGCTGCGCGACATGGGCGTCGACGTCGAGATCGTCGAGGGCCCCGCCTACGAGGCGCGCGACCCGGCGTTCAAGCCGGGCCTGGCCGGGGCGATCTGCTTCCGCGGCGACGCCGCGCTGCGTCCCGACCGCTACGTCGCCGAACTGGCGCGGGTAGTGCGCGAACGCGGCGGCCGCATCATCGAGCACTGCGCGTTGCAGTCGCTCGACTCCGGCGCGCAGGGCGTCGTCGCCACCACCGGGCAGGGCGTGCTGCGCGCGAACGACGTGGTGCTCGCCACCGGCGCCTGGGCGCCGCGCATCGCCGAAGCGGTGGGCCTGCCGTGGCTGCGCAAGTCGATCCAGCCCGGCAAGGGCTATTCGATCACCTACAGCTCGCCGGAACTGACGCCGAAGCGGCCGGTCATCCTGTACGAACCCTCGGTCTGCGTCACCGCCTGGCCCAGCGGCTACCGGCTGGGCAGCACGATGGAGTTCACCGGCTTTGATGACAGCCTCAACGAGCGCCGCCTCGGCGCGCTGGAGCGCGGCGCGGCGCAGTTCCTGCACCAGCCGGTCGGCCCGCAGGTGCGCGAGAAGTGGTGCGGCTGGCGGCCGATGAGCCGCGACGACATCCCGCTGATCGGCCGCGCCCCCGGCCACGCACACCTGTGGATGGCGGTCGGCCACGGCATGATGGGCGTGAGCATGAGCGCCAGCACCGGCCAGCTGCTGGCCGATCTGATCGCGGGGCGGACGCCGTGCGTGGAGCCTGCGCCGTTCGATCCGGCGCGGTTCGCCTGA